A window of Maniola hyperantus chromosome 17, iAphHyp1.2, whole genome shotgun sequence genomic DNA:
TTAATCGATGATTCTcgtctagggttgccaggcgttcAGTTTTAATCAGCTACAGTCATAAGActttatagtcgacgcattttaaactgagtcgtcgagttatctgtctgttttgctcgcacttacctacgacctgtaagtgcgagcgaaacagacagataactcgacgactcagtttaaaatgcgtccaCTATAGTAAAAATCCTAACatgttttactttactttacagTCATGTATAACACGTCTACCGGAAATAAACCAGTTATTTGGCCTATAACTTGAATTCTAAACCTGAGCTACTTGGTTATTCTTAAACGGTTGCGGAAGTCAAATGGCACTGGTTTGACTTACGCAACCACTCTATGTAAAAACTTGTAGCCTGATAAACCGGTTTAGGATCATAATATAAACCAACATATACTGGTACAGAtactgagcacaactaaattttagagtattcgcatcctcttcttactgatGTAATATGacaaggacagacacagtttgacagttaaaaatttaatttagaactgtcaaacctcgtgactttagctgccagtcgcgagcccaTTGTTTTTTTGTAGACGGCACTAAAATttggagtctttaaatgtaaaattcatgttctgtccttttttagcaatattaaaaagaaaaagatgcagatgctctgaatttagttcagagaaagacaacagaatcggcgccactgATTCTAAGAAGAAGGTAAAGCTTTAAAAAAAGTCTTTAACAGCTAAATGTCCgatcaaaaatatataatactgAACACGGGGTTTATATTAGTGAGCCTGGCAACCCGCTTTCTTGTCTAAGTAATGCCAGTGATAGAAATGTTCCACTAAATGGGCCGAGTCATAGTAACATATTCCAATGAACATCTGTGTCCGCGCTCCTGTCAATAGCTATCCGCTTTAGAGGCAGTCCGTTTCTATGAACATACATAAGCTAgaaggcgccgtcctattgtcatcgctcgtgcgatgatgcgtgcgtccgacgaaaatgatcgcgcgtcccgtgcgttcaaacaaactgtgttctactgaatgtcctattgaagatcatgcgatgcgttcatattgtatttcatcgcacgatgaaatcgcGGCGATCAAAATACGACAGTAGGACGGCGCCTTAgactatacttaggtactcaATCTACGTACAGGGTACCAGAACGGTGCAGGCAAAAACGAACACAGGTGATAGtaatgatgatgactaatacgataccacaaaaaaacgcgaaaaaaaatataaaaaatcttatcctatacttttgtaaaagtttacgatatattgcaaataaaacatctgactgacgctagaggtcaccaaacgttgcgtaagtaggccactcggagtcaattctgcgtcgtaagcggggcattgacccgagttttgcacgccatacaatgcgggtttgaaaaatactaaatcactaaaactacaaaatgaggcaaatagttgTTGGTTTTAGATTAtgtttaagtagtataacaataacgctaaatttttgctagcgttctggttacaacctgtatatatACTCAAATATGACGGACTGCGTCTAAAGCGGGTTACGATTGACAGGAGTACGAAAGACACCCACCAATGTGCGTTGTCACTTTGAAGCGCCCCATCTAGTAGAATATTTATATATCGCTGATCGCAAGCAATAAGCCAGCACACTCAAATAGTAATTACCTTTTCGCCAGAGTCTGATGGCAAATAAAACACCAGTACAGTTAAAAATGTTAACCCAACACAAGGGATGATTAGGTTCACCGTGTAAAAAAGAGTTTTCCTTCGCATTGTCAGTTTAAATGTTATATCTGAAACAAAAATGATAAGTTAAATACTTGCTAAAATTCATCACATATGTAGGAGGTGCAATGCTTGGTATCTACCTATACTTcaacccagtggcgtgcacaggtttgaagccaaGGTAGGCATTAGTTTGCTAGGAATCTGTTCATTGgcaggtcaaaatgaaaaatatgcattgagctattacaactggggtaagcagtgcatttatgcctctatgacctgcacgcccctgCTTCAACCCATCGAtaaaaatgacaagatatggtcaagcgaacaaaaattttcgcggtttagaaaccaaataaatcagcgtcaCGCTGACTTATTTGGCTAATGAACGACCCATtcgaaatccagacgtcaccgaggttgcattggtgcataagcaccaatgagtcggtgccattttgtttgttcaataaccctgtccatacgaagtaataatgTATACTTAAGTCAatgttggtgagacataaaatctcgtactataatgaacgtctatcggttgacgacgagTTACTAAATCCTCAACTGGTCACGGAATTCGTGTTAATTCATTTAGCAGGTACTCTAAAATACGACAAAGAAGAGATAGATATATATCTTACCAGAAAATGGTTCAGGACAGCACGGATAATATTCCTCGTTCCTTGTCGCCGGTACCTCAAGGATATCCCATTCCACCGACAGATAGAATTCACTCAGATCTATTCCAACATGCACTAGACTACTGCCCGGTAATTGGTCCATATGTTTTAGGTCTACCTGCGGTTAAAAATTTACGGTACATAATTGCagatgataataaattaatattattctcaTTTGTTTACATATCTgatacaaaaaacaataaaataacaggaaaaactaacataaattaacagaaacaacaacaaaaaaacttGCTAACGAATATagttactaaaaaaatataagaaaaataaacaaaaaatttaaaaaatagtaatgtcagaatataaataaaatcctATATacctaaaaaacttaatttaagttAGTGTACTccataaagaacctcgtcatcagtatgaaactgtccagaaatttccattacagtcctcttggaaattgCTGGCGTGCGACCAGTAATAATAGTCAGTCCTCTGTaatgaaatcctttctttgGTAAAGTAGCCGAttccgagcaagtgggagaaaagGTTTATCATTTCTTcgtctctgtctgctagctcttcCAAAATTACCTATTATCATCACTatctattttgtttgttacctgAGCACCATTGTAAGTccacgatccaaacttcatgAAGCAAGTTTGTTCATCGAACGGGAAGTATTCTACGTTGATTTCACAAGATGACTTGTAGATCGCTGGCGGTTTCCAGTTCACTTCACCGGTGTACTTTAGCGTTGCTTTTGTCATCAGCGTCACCTAGAAATTGATGCATATATTGGATAACTTTATTTGTAACCAGCTAATGCtcactatgcttggagtttctctacgtgatcaaatcagaaatgaggagatccgtaagagaactagagtaaccaacatcgATCAACgcccaacgggttgcgaagctgaagtggcaatgggcagggcacatagttcgtacaaccgatagacgttggggtcccaaggtacttgaatggcgacctcgcactggaagacgcagtgttggaagacccgctgcttgctgccagtgacgaaatttgtgatatgtatgttcactcagtactgaagcgactgctCTAGcgtatcgaaactactttcataggcccatattacaatgcagctctttgaagaGAAATTACCtgcatattattgttttttagggttccgtacctcaaaagaaaaaacggaacccttataggatcactttattgtctacctgtctgtctgtctgtttgtctggctgtccgtctgtctgacaagaaacctacagggtacttcccgttgacctagaatcatgaaatttggcaggtacgtaggtcttatagctggcattaggtgGAAATtctgataaccgtgaatttgtggttacatcacacaaaaaaatttaaattgtggtcataaactaataattagtattttcaattttcgaagtaagataactatatcatatgatagggctttacctgtgtattctaaaactgatttttatttctttttatgcatcatagtttttgaattatcctgcaaaatgtcgaaaaaatacgactgtagtacagaaccttcgtcgcgcaagcctgactcacagtcgcactgggccggtttttttaaatatcaccaCTTACTTCATAATTTCCATCCCAGTTGTTGTAAAGAACGATGTCAGGCAGCCAGATATGTTCGGAGGGCACGTACAGCATCTCTAGTCCACCATAATCATCAGGGTTCCACTGGAGCTTGTAATCAAACCAtttctgaaattaaaaaaaaaactcttttacGACTACCAAGATTTTCTACTTTAATATATAGGATTAAAAAAATGccttacttaggtaggtaccaactaaGATTTTCTacgataaaacaattttttcgaTTTTGTTGAGTCATTAAAGATATTCAAATATTCTAAATGTCTACCAATAAGTATacctatggccaaaacccttctcactctgagagtagacccgtgctctgtagtgagccagcgatgggttgatcatgatggtgatgaatattctaaatgttaaagtgtgtctgtctgtccgtctgtctgtctgctagcttttcacggcccatccgtaaacttagtacagagctagcttgcatcccggggcagaacgtaggctacttttgatcctggaaaatcaaggagttcccacggaatttctaaaaatctaaacccacgcggacgaaagcacgggcatcatctagtaattcaaTATTCCTTGATCTTTtactttttctattttttttttaaattgaatctCTTCACCTAAACATATCCTTTACTACCAAAGATCATATTTACCTGCTCGACCCATAAGTTGGTCGTCATGACCTGGTTCTTCAGGTTAACCTCCATCAACTGCGATAGCTTTAGACCAAGTCGCACCGTCAGTATGTCGCTAACATTGGTCACAGGTCTAATCAGACGGTTGTAGTTGCTGAGAAGATCATCGTACAGTCTCTTGACATCTGGATTTGCTTCCAGAAGTTTTACACCTGGAATATTTTGAATGATATTTCTTTCTTTGGTTctatactacagtcgtatttttcgacatttttcacgataaatcaaaaactattatgcatataaataaataaaaatctgttttagaaagtacctacctactagcaaaaccctttcatattatgatactccacttggtatattaatcttactttgaaagttgaaaactcATCACTTCAAATTAATATCGATGTGATACAGAAAAATGTGATAcagaaaaatattacttactaagtacttacatttttaaaatatctatgtatatctaCGTTAAACTGTATGTAAAATGATAGATCCTACTTACCATAACAATTCCTAGCAAAGGTGAAAAATAACCACACGAAACCTAGCTTCATTTTCGCACTTTACTTGCGATAATATTTACGAAAAGATGCTGTAGTGCTGAGATAAAATGCATCGCGCATGCGTAATCAATATGCTACGAATCTACGCCCGTAGACGCCCGTAGAATGGACACTAGCGCTCGTAGTGCAGTGGATCAATGTAGAACTAGTGAGTTTCCCCATCTtgtcaatagatggcgctatgtgatcgttgttatttttttaaataataaaaaacaggaaaaaataaatatttttaattgataaaatataacttaagaattaaaaattaaaagataataaacTTATTCTAATCAgatcagattttttttcaaacaatttaGACCTTTCACAATTCTTGCGGTGCGATGTTGTATCGCAAAAAACAAGAACCCATGTAAATTCCCACGATACTTTGAGTGTTGTCGTagaataaaattttacgataCGATGTCGCACTGCAAGTATTGTGAAAGGGTAATTATcattttaagtcccgcaaatcgctattgcgctggaaccatctcattttgacatcagccgaaataaaaatatacaatcacgcgtattagcaatttgcgggacttgtacaaCATTTATTTCCGTTTATTTTCGACTGTAGGCAGgtacttaaaaatacttaaatctaactttgaaaaacGCTGTTCTCTTATCTTTTATTTCGCTCTACGactttaacttttttaaacGTCTTGCCGTTATAGATGTATTCCACTGTCGGATCGtctgtaacaaaaaaaacagtcaagtgcgtgtcggacttgcacacaaagggttccgtaccatctttttactatttaaattttcatggcggtcaatttgaaatttttattatttgttgttatagcgacaatagaaataccttctcattctgtgaaaatttcagctttctacctgttacggttcacgagatatagcccgctgacagacagacggacggatggatagCAGAGGCTTAGTTAGGCAATAGggttgcctgagagttctccataatgctctcaaaggtgtgtgactgatctgcacttggctagcgtggtagactatggccaaatccatctcattctgagaagagactcgtgctcagtagtgagctggcgatgggttaatgatgACTATGATACTGCCCTCACCATCACCAGAGTCCAAATTGCTATAATATAGGCACAGATAATCCAACCTCCAGAGTACCTACAAGGTTTTGAGTGGAAACAAattcgtaaaatgttggcgggggacaggggagaatgttttgttgtgattggtggactcaaaagtcacgtaatcaagacaatgtgcggaatgagggtaccgaacggacgtgggccgacttttatgctaagcaactgcctaagcttgacgatcgggggtgtccggctattaggcgtctatacaTGGTGGTCTGTGAATATAGGTAATAATTCGTTAATTAGGTACGCACTTACCTCTTATAGGATATTTAGGCACTGGCCATAAACTGATTGGGTAAAAATAAGCGTTCGGAACTTTTCGGATGACTATCGTTTTTTCTTGCGCCATGTTTTTGGAATCTGAAAAAAAGggaaaaatatacaatttacgATAAAGTTAAACGCAGACGGCGGACTATTTTCCGACGGGTTCACCGATCCTCGCGTCGTCGTATCAATTTTACTATTTACTAAAAAGCCGTCGTCaactgcaaaaaatattttcaagttATCGCAATAAAACgaaacaattttgaaaaattaatgtttctaAAAAGGAATGCTACGTAGGACCGAACTACAAACTAACTGAAATAACTAAAAACATTGGTCCTATTTGGTCCTGGTTTTaggcgataattcaaaaatttatatttcttGCAGTTAACAGCTTTTAGTTAAAGGACGGGAGGAGGTATTCCGTATTAAGTATGTACTGTTATTCttaattaggtagatataaagATTACTGTCATCAGATCAGTAGAGAGTggtccgacgcctttgatctcgtggtaaatgccGACCCTCAAGATAAAGCCCTAAACTACGTAGAGCACTTCGGGTCACTCCATCCCGCACTTACCGCACAATAATTGGTCTATCTCACAGATAATTCAagctcaagagtacgcatatacaaggttttgcgtgaaaacaaaatcgtgaaatgttggcgggggacaggggagaatacTTTGTTGCGATTGGTAGACTCttaaagtcacgtaatcaagacaatgtgcggaatgagggtaccgaacgggggTGGGCTGAGTTTTATGCTatgcaactgcctaagcttggcgatggggggtgtctataggtggtggtctgtggtctATGTAGACGGCTTCATTGAACCTCTGTACGTAATATCATATCCTACTCTGTgctatttattaaataacacTGAAGTGCACATGAGTTCATCAAACGAATGAGGAAGGGTTTAGACGCCTCTTCCTGGTACCTAGGAAGATTTGCAATGTCAATGCCAGACTGTCCTTTTGAACTTGATACAAATTAGAATTTGCACGTAGTTCCCTATTActgatctctgtaccaaactatctagtttgcatcctgggggcggacataggctactttttatcccggaaaatcgatgagttcccacgggcttttaaaaacctaaacccacgcggacgaagtcgcgggatcatctagttaaaaatattttaaactagctgatgcccgcgactttgtccgcgtagaattacgttttttgaaaatctcgtgggaactctttgattttccgggacaaaaattagcctatgtcactctccaggtctttatctataccagtggcgtgcaccggagttcaagccagggtatgcatttaggtatgaacttattttgcggcaggttaaaatgaaaaataagcattgattaattacaatgagggtaagcagtgcgtttatgcctctatgagcttcACGCCACtgatctatacccatgcaaaaagtcacgtcaatctgttgcaccgttgcgacgtgattgaaggacaaaccaacaaaccaataaagcaacataccaacgaaccaacgaacaaacacactttcgcatttataataagggtaccctTAGATTGATAATATGATTCGAACACTAGGGTGAAAGAATAAAAGTTTCCGACTAAGGATTTATTCTTCatctcaaccgatagacgtcaactgctcGACATAATATTGTGTCTTTATTAGCAAGGATAGCCACATGAGCGAGGTCTTGTGACGCTTCTGCCAAAGGTTCCTAGAGCTTGATATCATCCGACCCCTTGTCCGCAGGAGCAGGCTTTACCACCGCTCCGTTTTTCGGTGCGTCGCCATTCAAGCCTTCAGATTTCAGAACCCCAATGtcaatcggtttttcgaacaTTATGACCTGCTTCAGACTTCGACTACCTACACTTCAGCCTTCCCGACTTCTTGAGCTATTTAAATCACAACAAACCGTCTAAAGACGGTTATTATATTCACCCTTGATATTATAGAACTTCGCAATACGCAGACAAACAAATAAATGGCCGGAGTAATAAATATGCAAAACCATATCAAATGTCCCATTGTAAACGCGACTTCCCGGTAGGTAGGTGTGAACGCATTATTTTTCACTTAGAGCTCGGCGTAAAAACGGCTGTCACGTAACAGGTTTATAGCTGTGTAATCGAATATGATTGTTTTTCTTAGGGCCCTGACAGAGAAGCATCTGCAACTATGTCTTCAAAGATCTTTGAGGAAATATTCTACGTTAGTACTATGTCAATCCTAATcctaagaatattataaatgtgaaagtgtggatgtttggatgtttggatgtttagatgtttggatgtttggatgtttgttactcaatcacgcaaaaactactggacgaatttgAGTGAAATtaagaatggagatagattatatcctgaATTAAAacatacacgcgggcgaagctgcgggcatcagctagtatcctatattttgtaaaatttcacgatatattgcaaataaaacatctgactgatgctagaggtcagcGAGCGTTGCGTGAGTATCCCACTAggagtcaataccgcgtcgtagggggggcattgaccccagttttgcacgctataccacagaataatataatagtactaacgtatacattgcgggtttgaaaaatactaaatcacttcaagtacaaaatgagacaaatggttattggtattggattgtgtttaggtagtataacaataacgctaagtttttgcttgcgttctggttacaccctgtctAATATCTAGGTAGTTTAATCCTGAGGCTTATATGCCGATTCGTAGGTCTGTCTATCAATTCCCTAATAGCTATTAATAACCACGAAAACGAGCAAACACTCGAACGGTCACTGCTCGTAGGTACGTATCAACACACGGCCTATTAACTACACGAAGACACGAGTAACCTGTGGGCTGTGAGGAAGTGTTACAATTTATCACTTGTACATTTAACGCGAGTTGGAATCCGACTGATACAGTAACCTCCTTATGTTTTGTTTATATCGGTGACAGTAATAATGGCGATGTTAATGAAATTATTCTTAACTAGTGAATGCTCGCGACtccgtggatttaggattttaaaaatcccgcgggaactctttgattttccaggataaaaagtagcctatgtccttccccagtaTACAAAGTTatatctgtgccaaatttcgtcaaaattgcttgaacggatgggccatgaaaggctagcagacagacagacagacagacagacggacagacagacacactttcgcatttataatattagtatggatggaaacTACCTAGGAAGTCGTTGGGTCGAGGTAGGAATAGTGGTTGATTCTACTATCTCAACGAATAAAGTGAATTTATGTgcatcgttttttttttaattaagataaaataaaaatcttttttattcaaataaacttttacaagtactttcgaatagtcggatgcatctaccactggttttaactaagtaggtagagcTACACTACAGATTCTAGACAAATGAAAGAGGCTATAATCTAGCCCCAACCAAAATGTTGCCTTGAACTAGGCCTTACTAAGAAATACAACTAAACCGAGGGAAacttgtacagtaggtacgcggcagaaagttatGGAccttgtagagcattgtctctgtcgttgagacaaataaaacgtcatataagtatgagtgacagagacaacgctctacaaagcaaaaatctcattctaaatgccgatgtacattactttctgcgaCGTACTGTAGCTACGATTGGGTACGTAAGTAGCCCTAATCCggtcttatttcgaaaattcaTCCTATTCATATGTACATTTCGATTTCTATAATTGGGTATATCTATTACCGAAGATCTATCGGTATTGCCTGCTAAATTTACctatactatattttttataattttttagtgtttacctacacttcaaggaaattactaaataattttaaatacatatcaaaaattgcgtaaccggcaggaatcgaaccgcaatttttgatatgtatttaaaattatttacctatacTAGACACATTAAATCTTCACTGACCTATACCCACACGATATGATCTTGAAGATGGTCAAGTAAGTCGATCTATTTATATCCTTTCATCATGAAGGATCAGTGTTTCGTATACGGTATAATAGACGCTTACACCCTGATGAAAACTGTTTGATTCCTCAAGTCTTCTTTGGTTGAAAGGCTGTGACTTCATCCCGTGGGAATCCTAATTCCTGCTTCACATTAAAAACAGAAACTTGAGCTTTCAGCCTTATAGCTTTCTAGCCCCAAGGGTTAGCTGGgcgttgataaatcaatcaGTGATTGAGTCAGGACATTTCttaatattttacataaatattagacttaaaaatattatagtaaaacttaggtacctatctaattactgtagaaATCATGTCTTCTGTGTGGAATATTATTAGATTGTATATTGAGTAATAAGTATTAGATTGTATGATGTTGTACTGTACTTACTAAGTAGgttcatgtttttttaaaattattctctttaataatgaattctagccccgtaaactaccgctatacaaaaaatcacttcattttattactaggtaCAGTCTACAACCCTATTATTAGAATGCTTACTAACCTATAATATGACCATAACTAGGGCACTACGGGGGTAGGCCATAACTCTGAGTTAGGTCTCTAACAACTAAATAGCTACTTTCATTCGCCATTTCATTCTCACCGTGGGAGTTAATACAGGagtataaaataagtaggtcaggtctgatataatcaactGACCTGGTAATCAGATGGAGTGAAATGAAATTGACTATAAAAATCATTGGCGGAGTGGCCATTGACCAAAAATTGAAGGAAGTAGTTACTGGTTTTGATTGTGGTCTCGcttcgatagacgttggagtcccaagctGCTGGAACGCCGACCTGCGATGCCAgatcccactaggtggatagcCGAGATCAAAATGAGTCGTTAAGAGCCAATAGATTCAGGCGGTGCGGTCAATATGTCTAGCTCGAgtggacgtcaatcggttgatgatgatgatgatgaggatgaagatgaagggggtaaaatagaggtttgaaatttgtgtaccgtCCACctgtgggggtcttccaacgctgcgctttccggcaacccacttaggggttgaattttcaaaaatcttttcttagcggatgtcagtCATaactgcattccaaatttcagcgcaATTCATCCAGTAAGTAGttgtttgagctgcgcgttgatagatcagtcatttagtcagcttttctttttatatttatatacatataaaattccTTATACGATCTGAGAGTTCACagccaaaaaaaatatgtttagttttttttttttaaagaacatttcgccttgttaattatgactaatattcctctttcccctccaaatAAGCGaaaagtttgtgctaggagtaggtacgacaatagtgcaacgagtgaggtttgaaccggcaacctgaattcagtccactcctcaaccgttgagctattgaggctctaaatagcTTATGTTTAAAATAGGGTTCGTTCCCACGTATAAGGTGGGAGTTGGGACTCTCGAGTCGTCTGAGAGTCGTGATGTGGGTCATCTCGATCAAAGGCGCCGCGCCGCAACGGTTTCGGTGTCAATGATCCATGTACGTAACGCCGTGGAGGGACTTGAACCAGATTTAAGTGTACTCACTACTTACGCTTTCAATTGTTTGGTTAGTATTCCAAGTTCCGCTATTTATAGAATGTAACTAgttgatgccagcgacttcgtatgcgtggatttaggtttttaaaaattccgtaggaactctttggtttcccagggtaaaaagtagcctatgtcactctccaggtctttaactatatccacgcaaaaaacgtcaatccgttgctccgttgcgacgtaattgaaggagaaaccaacaaacatacacactttcgcatttattataagggtacttACCTgctgatttaatttttatttatggtaTATATGGATTTTCCGTttatttcatcatgatcatcaacccttcgccggcttactacagagtacaggtctctcagagtgagaagagttctcaatctgagaggagtcccgtgctttgtagtgagccggcgatgggctgatcatgacgatgatgaactAACCTTTGTTATCTGCTCGTCTAGGCGGCGCGGGTGCGCACGCGACGATGTTGGCGGCGAGCGCGCACGCGCATAGCAGGGCTGCGGCGCGGACGCACGACATGCGTGCTTCTGTGAAGACCACTGGAGCACTAAT
This region includes:
- the nAChRbeta2 gene encoding acetylcholine receptor subunit beta-like 2 isoform X1; translated protein: MKLGFVWLFFTFARNCYGVKLLEANPDVKRLYDDLLSNYNRLIRPVTNVSDILTVRLGLKLSQLMEVNLKNQVMTTNLWVEQKWFDYKLQWNPDDYGGLEMLYVPSEHIWLPDIVLYNNWDGNYEVTLMTKATLKYTGEVNWKPPAIYKSSCEINVEYFPFDEQTCFMKFGSWTYNGAQVDLKHMDQLPGSSLVHVGIDLSEFYLSVEWDILEVPATRNEEYYPCCPEPFSDITFKLTMRRKTLFYTVNLIIPCVGLTFLTVLVFYLPSDSGEKISLCISILVSLTVFFLGLAEIIPPTSLAIPLLGKYLLFTMILVSLSVWVTVCIVNVHFRSPSTHTMSPWMKKLFLQLMPKLLMMRRTKYSLPDYDDTFVSNGYTNELEMSRDSLTDAYDSKGEEGDYRKSPNPEDDILGAGTYQRPSVTESENMLPRHLSPEVAAALQSVRFIAQHIKDADRDNEVVEDWKFMSMVLDRFFLWLFTIACFVGTFGIIFQSPSLYDTRVPVDQQISSIPMRKNNFFYPKDIEIIGIVN
- the nAChRbeta2 gene encoding acetylcholine receptor subunit beta-like 2 isoform X3 — its product is MSCVRAAALLCACALAANIVACAPAPPRRADNKDSKNMAQEKTIVIRKVPNAYFYPISLWPVPKYPIRGVKLLEANPDVKRLYDDLLSNYNRLIRPVTNVSDILTVRLGLKLSQLMEVNLKNQVMTTNLWVEQKWFDYKLQWNPDDYGGLEMLYVPSEHIWLPDIVLYNNWDGNYEVTLMTKATLKYTGEVNWKPPAIYKSSCEINVEYFPFDEQTCFMKFGSWTYNGAQVDLKHMDQLPGSSLVHVGIDLSEFYLSVEWDILEVPATRNEEYYPCCPEPFSDITFKLTMRRKTLFYTVNLIIPCVGLTFLTVLVFYLPSDSGEKISLCISILVSLTVFFLGLAEIIPPTSLAIPLLGKYLLFTMILVSLSVWVTVCIVNVHFRSPSTHTMSPWMKKLFLQLMPKLLMMRRTKYSLPDYDDTFVSNGYTNELEMSRDSLTDAYDSKGEEGDYRKSPNPEDDILGAGTYQRPSVTESENMLPRHLSPEVAAALQSVRFIAQHIKDADRDNEVVEDWKFMSMVLDRFFLWLFTIACFVGTFGIIFQSPSLYDTRVPVDQQISSIPMRKNNFFYPKDIEIIGIVN
- the nAChRbeta2 gene encoding acetylcholine receptor subunit beta-like 2 isoform X2; the encoded protein is MKLGFVWLFFTFARNCYGVKLLEANPDVKRLYDDLLSNYNRLIRPVTNVSDILTVRLGLKLSQLMEVNLKNQVMTTNLWVEQKWFDYKLQWNPDDYGGLEMLYVPSEHIWLPDIVLYNNWDGNYEVTLMTKATLKYTGEVNWKPPAIYKSSCEINVEYFPFDEQTCFMKFGSWTYNGAQVDLKHMDQLPGSSLVHVGIDLSEFYLSVEWDILEVPATRNEEYYPCCPEPFSDITFKLTMRRKTLFYTVNLIIPCVGLTFLTVLVFYLPSDSGEKISLSISILVSLTVFFLLMAEIIPPTSLAIPLLGKYLLFTMILVSLSVWMTVCVLNVHFRSPSTHTMSPWMKKLFLQLMPKLLMMRRTKYSLPDYDDTFVSNGYTNELEMSRDSLTDAYDSKGEEGDYRKSPNPEDDILGAGTYQRPSVTESENMLPRHLSPEVAAALQSVRFIAQHIKDADRDNEVVEDWKFMSMVLDRFFLWLFTIACFVGTFGIIFQSPSLYDTRVPVDQQISSIPMRKNNFFYPKDIEIIGIVN